The Psychrobacter arenosus region TATCGCGGCTGAAGAGCAGTTGAACTGTCTTACCGGTGGCATTAGCTCAGAGCTTCACGCCTTTAAAGAGGGCTATTTTGCGGTACCGACTATTTATACCGATGTCCCTACCGACAGTCGTTTATGGCAAGAAGAAATCTTTGGCCCCGTATTGGTGACAGCGACCTTTGCCGATGATACACAAGCTATTCAACTCGCTAATGCTAGCGATTATGCCTTAGCCGCCACCGTAGTCAGTGCTGATGAAACCCAAGCTTTAGCCGTGGCCTCTAGCGTGAGAGCCGGTCATATCTGGATTAATGAGCAACAAATCGTCTTGCCACAGGCGGGTTGGGGTGGCTTTAAACAAAGTGGGATTGGCCGCGAGCTAGGGGAAGATGGCCTAGCGGCTTACCAAAAAAGTAAACATATTTTGCTGCCCAATTAATCGGTCAGCTATTGACATATTCAACCCTTACAAATGACTTACCTTAGAGTGTTACCTAAATATATAAAAGGAATTTTATGAAAAATTTAACCAATAAAAACTTACTGAAATCGCAATGCCTAGTTGGGCTGGCAGGCGATGGCTGGCTAGACGCTATTGAGCAAGCTGTCATAGCTGTGACCAATCCTTTTAATGGCGAGAAGATTGGCGAAGTACCCAGTTTAAGCAAGGAGCAAGTGCTTGAAGCGGTAGCCAGTGCGCATGCAGTCCAAGCCGAATGGGCGAGTAAGACCGCCGCTGATCGTAGTCAATTATTAATGAAGTGGGCAGACTTGATTGATGAGAACCAGGAAGACTTAGCTATCTTAATGACCGCTGAACAAGGTAAGCCTTTAAAAGAATCGCGTGGTGAAATCGGTTATGCCAATAGCTTTATCCGTTGGTTTGCTGAGGAAGGCAAGCGGGTCTATGGCGATACTATTCCGGCGACCAATAAGGCGCAACGGATTGTGGTACTTAAGCAGCCAGTAGGGGTTTGTGCCGCTATTACCCCGTGGAACTTTCCAGCGGCTATGATCACTCGTAAGGTCGCGCCTGCTTTAGCTGCCGGTTGTACGATGATTGTGAAGCCCGCCACTGAAACTCCGTTGTCCGCGCTGGCCTTAGGAGAGTTGGCAATGCAAGCCGGCATCCCTAAAGGGGTGCTACAGATTGTCACTGGTAAATCTGCCGTGGTAGGCGATGTGCTAACCGGCGATGAGCGTATTCATAAGCTGTCCTTTACCGGCTCTACAGAAGTGGGTCGCACCCTTATGGCGCAGTGTGCTAAGACGATTAAAAAGCTGTCATTAGAATTAGGTGGCAATGCGCCCTTTATTATTTTCGAAGATGCCAATTTAGATAAAGCCGCTGATGGCCTTATAGCTGCCAAGTATAGAAA contains the following coding sequences:
- a CDS encoding NAD-dependent succinate-semialdehyde dehydrogenase, whose translation is MKNLTNKNLLKSQCLVGLAGDGWLDAIEQAVIAVTNPFNGEKIGEVPSLSKEQVLEAVASAHAVQAEWASKTAADRSQLLMKWADLIDENQEDLAILMTAEQGKPLKESRGEIGYANSFIRWFAEEGKRVYGDTIPATNKAQRIVVLKQPVGVCAAITPWNFPAAMITRKVAPALAAGCTMIVKPATETPLSALALGELAMQAGIPKGVLQIVTGKSAVVGDVLTGDERIHKLSFTGSTEVGRTLMAQCAKTIKKLSLELGGNAPFIIFEDANLDKAADGLIAAKYRNAGQTCVCANRIYVHESIKADFLAIFEQKVAALNVGNGLDEATDIGPLINQKAMEKVSELINKAVAQGAKLIAGGDTNPASDLTLNPTILSDVSDDMAIASAEIFGPVTTVFTFTEEAEVIRKANDTIYGLAAYFYTQDLSRSWRVSEALEYGMVGQNTGLISTAVAPFGGVKQSGFGREGSKYGIEEYVTTKYWCQDISE